A single window of Kitasatospora sp. HUAS MG31 DNA harbors:
- a CDS encoding sulfurtransferase has product MTPLIPVHELAEALGSANAPVLLDIRWQLGGPPGHQEYAAGHLPGAHYLDLDRELAAPPGPRGRHPLPDPGVLGAALRRAGVTARRPVVVYDAGPATSAARAWWLLRWAGHEDVRVLDGGLAAWRAAGLPESTDTPAPADGDFRPEPGRLPTVDAAQAAELAHTGLLLDARAGERYRGEVEPVDPRAGHIPGAVSAPTTDNLRPDGRFLPVADLVARFRGLGLGDQPVAVYCGSGVTAAHEVLALHLAGHPDAALYPGSWSEWSATPTNPATTGPTP; this is encoded by the coding sequence ATGACGCCCCTGATCCCCGTCCACGAGCTGGCCGAGGCGCTCGGCTCGGCGAACGCGCCGGTGCTCCTCGACATCCGCTGGCAGCTCGGCGGCCCGCCCGGCCACCAGGAGTACGCCGCCGGCCACCTGCCCGGCGCCCACTACCTCGACCTGGACCGCGAACTCGCCGCCCCGCCCGGGCCCCGCGGCCGCCACCCGCTGCCCGACCCCGGGGTCCTCGGCGCCGCCCTGCGGCGGGCCGGCGTCACCGCCCGCCGCCCGGTCGTCGTCTACGACGCCGGACCCGCCACCTCCGCCGCCCGCGCCTGGTGGCTGCTGCGCTGGGCCGGCCACGAGGACGTCCGGGTGCTCGACGGCGGCCTCGCCGCCTGGCGCGCCGCCGGCCTCCCCGAGAGCACCGACACCCCCGCCCCCGCGGACGGCGACTTCCGCCCCGAACCCGGCCGCCTCCCCACCGTGGACGCCGCCCAGGCGGCCGAACTCGCCCACACCGGGCTGCTGTTGGACGCCCGTGCCGGTGAGCGGTACCGCGGTGAGGTGGAACCCGTCGACCCGCGGGCCGGACACATCCCCGGCGCCGTCTCCGCCCCCACCACCGACAACCTCCGCCCCGACGGCCGCTTCCTGCCCGTCGCCGACCTGGTCGCCCGCTTCCGCGGCCTCGGCCTCGGGGACCAGCCCGTCGCCGTCTACTGCGGGTCCGGCGTCACCGCCGCCCACGAGGTCCTCGCCCTCCACCTCGCCGGCCACCCCGACGCCGCCCTCTACCCCGGCTCCTGGAGCGAATGGTCCGCCACCCCCACCAACCCCGCCACCACCGGCCCCACCCCCTGA
- a CDS encoding thymidine kinase translates to MAELVFFSGTMDCGKSTLALQMDHNHAARGRKGIIFTRHDRAGAATISSRLGLRADAVEVTEDFEFQAHVVHLLSAGGKVDYLICDEAQFFSADQIDQLARVVDELGIDVYTFGITTDFRTKLFPGSQRLIELADRVEVLQVEALCWCGARATHNARTVGGVMVVEGAQVVIGDVAVNEDEIGYEVLCRRHHRRRLTAATSRAAVLSPDVLPFEAR, encoded by the coding sequence ATGGCTGAACTGGTGTTCTTCTCGGGCACGATGGACTGCGGCAAGTCGACGCTCGCCCTCCAGATGGACCACAACCACGCCGCGCGCGGCCGCAAGGGGATCATCTTCACCCGGCACGACCGCGCCGGCGCCGCCACCATCTCCAGCCGACTCGGCCTGCGGGCCGACGCCGTGGAGGTGACCGAGGACTTCGAGTTCCAGGCGCACGTGGTGCACCTGCTGTCGGCCGGCGGAAAGGTCGACTACCTGATCTGCGACGAGGCCCAGTTCTTCTCCGCGGACCAGATCGACCAGCTGGCCCGGGTGGTGGACGAACTCGGCATCGACGTCTACACCTTCGGCATCACCACCGACTTCCGCACCAAGCTGTTCCCGGGCTCGCAGCGGCTGATCGAGCTGGCCGACCGGGTCGAGGTGCTGCAGGTCGAGGCGCTGTGCTGGTGCGGCGCCCGGGCCACCCACAACGCCCGCACGGTCGGCGGGGTGATGGTCGTCGAGGGCGCCCAGGTGGTGATCGGCGACGTGGCCGTCAACGAGGACGAGATCGGCTACGAGGTGCTGTGCCGCCGCCACCACCGGCGTCGGCTGACCGCCGCCACCTCCCGCGCCGCCGTGCTCTCCCCGGACGTGCTGCCCTTCGAAGCCCGCTGA
- a CDS encoding DUF5998 family protein, which translates to MAKTGTTTTQDLRSAIERSGYYPALVSEAVESAVGTEPITSYLVHQETTFDANEVRRHVTVLVLTPSRFVVSHTDEQNGDAGNPVPYATTSTESVRLDRINSVVVSRMVSNPETYTPGTLPREVVLTIGWGAVQRLDLEPAGCSDPNCEADHGYTGSATADDLSLRVSEAGDGPETVAQALVFARALSEATVAGRV; encoded by the coding sequence ATGGCGAAGACCGGTACCACCACCACGCAGGACCTGCGGTCCGCGATCGAGCGCAGCGGCTACTACCCGGCGCTGGTGTCCGAGGCGGTGGAGTCCGCGGTGGGCACCGAGCCGATCACCTCGTACCTGGTCCACCAGGAGACCACCTTCGACGCGAACGAGGTGCGGCGGCACGTGACCGTGCTGGTGCTGACGCCGTCGCGGTTCGTGGTGAGCCACACCGACGAGCAGAACGGTGACGCGGGCAATCCGGTGCCGTACGCGACGACGTCGACGGAGAGCGTCCGGCTGGACCGGATCAACTCGGTGGTGGTGAGCCGGATGGTGTCGAATCCGGAGACGTACACGCCGGGGACGCTGCCGCGCGAGGTGGTGCTGACGATCGGCTGGGGTGCGGTGCAGCGGCTGGATCTGGAGCCGGCGGGTTGCTCGGACCCGAACTGCGAGGCGGATCACGGGTACACCGGGTCGGCGACCGCGGACGACCTGTCGCTGCGGGTGTCGGAGGCGGGTGACGGGCCGGAGACGGTGGCGCAGGCGCTGGTGTTCGCGCGGGCGCTGTCCGAGGCGACCGTCGCCGGACGGGTCTGA
- the sepH gene encoding septation protein SepH, translating to MTSAGTTREVTVPELRVVAVSNDGTRLVLKAADSTEYTLPIDERLRAAIRGDRPRLGQIEIEVESHLRPRDIQARIRAGASAEEVAQAAGISVERVRRFEGPVLAERAFMAERARKTAIRRHGETTGPQLGEAVAERLALRAAEKDTERWDSWRRDDGTWEVILSYRADGEGRSASWTYDPPRRLVQPNDDEARALIGENVERDEDSVFPFIPRIARLPQERPPRPMIERPSADRIMQAREVRDVREVREAREVREVREATADGRDSLTSLLDVVPAFRGDLAIGPAPEPAVAVAASSATTGDGVEEAEESAGAAAAAAAGGAGAASVGAGSAYADILMPRSVSPHRDRLVGTTDRQAEADGVRPGRRATVPSWDEIVFGSRRKKPE from the coding sequence GTGACGTCGGCAGGCACCACCCGGGAGGTAACCGTGCCCGAACTGCGCGTCGTGGCCGTCAGCAACGACGGCACACGGCTGGTGCTCAAGGCTGCCGACAGCACGGAGTACACCCTCCCCATCGACGAGCGGCTGCGCGCCGCCATCCGCGGGGACCGGCCGCGCCTCGGCCAGATCGAGATCGAGGTCGAGAGCCACCTCCGCCCCCGGGACATCCAGGCGCGGATACGAGCCGGTGCCTCCGCTGAGGAGGTCGCGCAGGCCGCCGGGATCTCGGTCGAGCGGGTGCGGCGTTTCGAGGGCCCGGTGCTGGCCGAGCGCGCGTTCATGGCCGAGCGCGCCCGCAAGACCGCCATCCGCCGGCACGGCGAGACCACCGGACCGCAGCTGGGCGAGGCCGTCGCCGAGCGGCTCGCGCTGCGCGCCGCCGAGAAGGACACCGAGCGCTGGGACTCCTGGCGCCGCGACGACGGCACCTGGGAGGTCATCCTCTCCTACCGCGCCGACGGCGAGGGCCGCAGCGCCTCCTGGACGTACGACCCGCCGCGGCGGCTGGTGCAGCCGAACGACGACGAGGCGCGCGCGCTGATCGGCGAGAACGTCGAGCGGGACGAGGACTCCGTCTTCCCGTTCATCCCGCGGATCGCCCGGCTGCCCCAGGAGCGCCCGCCGCGCCCGATGATCGAGCGGCCCTCGGCCGACCGGATCATGCAGGCGCGGGAGGTCCGGGACGTCCGCGAGGTGCGGGAGGCCCGGGAGGTGCGGGAGGTCCGCGAGGCGACGGCGGACGGCCGGGACTCGCTGACTAGCCTGCTGGACGTGGTGCCCGCGTTCCGGGGCGACCTGGCGATCGGGCCCGCCCCGGAACCGGCGGTGGCGGTGGCCGCCTCGTCGGCGACCACCGGTGACGGTGTCGAGGAGGCGGAGGAGTCCGCGGGGGCCGCAGCTGCGGCGGCGGCCGGCGGTGCCGGCGCGGCGAGCGTCGGGGCCGGGTCCGCGTACGCGGACATCCTGATGCCGCGGTCGGTGTCCCCGCACCGCGACCGGCTGGTCGGGACGACGGACCGGCAGGCCGAGGCGGACGGGGTCCGGCCGGGACGCCGCGCGACGGTACCCAGCTGGGACGAGATCGTCTTCGGCAGCCGCCGCAAGAAGCCCGAGTAG
- a CDS encoding MFS transporter has translation MLSSYRQIFAAPGTLAFSSSGLIARLPISMTGIGIVTMLSQLRGSYGLAGMVASVLALSAAALGPLVSSLVDRHGQRRVTLPATAVTIAAATGLLLAARFGAPDWTLFLFAAGMGVMPSTGSMVRARWAHLYREAPPRLHSAYSFEAVMDEVCFIVGPILSIGLATALFPEAGVLLAGVFLTVGVLLFTAQRRTEPPVHPAAHHEGRWAIASEGLQVLVLTFVATGAIFGSVEVVTVAFAEDQGHTAAASIVLAVYALGSCLAGLVFGTLKLKGSMPGRFLGGVAGMAAAMVPLVVVAQLFSGTAGLVGIGAALFLAGLSISPTLITAMALVERLVPASKITEGMTWTTTGLALGVALGSSAAGWVVDGAGSPAGYWVPLTAAAFAALTALLGLPRLRGGLRPTAVPRGETSLQH, from the coding sequence GTGCTGTCCAGTTACCGCCAGATCTTCGCCGCCCCCGGCACCCTGGCCTTCTCCTCCAGCGGCCTGATAGCCCGTCTGCCGATCTCCATGACTGGCATCGGCATCGTGACGATGCTGTCCCAACTGCGCGGCTCGTACGGACTGGCGGGCATGGTCGCCTCGGTGCTGGCGCTGTCCGCGGCAGCGCTCGGACCGCTGGTGTCCTCGCTGGTCGACCGGCACGGGCAGCGCCGGGTCACCCTGCCGGCGACCGCCGTGACCATCGCCGCGGCCACCGGGCTGCTGCTCGCGGCCCGGTTCGGCGCCCCCGACTGGACGCTCTTCCTGTTCGCCGCCGGCATGGGCGTGATGCCCAGCACCGGCTCGATGGTCCGCGCCCGCTGGGCCCACCTGTACCGGGAGGCGCCACCCCGGCTGCACAGCGCCTACTCCTTCGAGGCCGTGATGGACGAGGTCTGCTTCATCGTCGGCCCGATCCTCTCCATCGGCCTGGCCACCGCGCTCTTCCCCGAGGCCGGGGTGCTGCTGGCCGGCGTCTTCCTGACCGTCGGCGTCCTGCTGTTCACCGCCCAGCGCCGCACCGAGCCGCCCGTCCACCCGGCCGCCCACCACGAGGGCCGCTGGGCGATCGCCTCCGAGGGCCTCCAGGTGCTGGTGCTCACCTTCGTCGCCACCGGCGCCATCTTCGGCTCGGTCGAGGTGGTCACCGTCGCCTTCGCCGAGGACCAGGGCCACACCGCCGCCGCCAGCATCGTGCTGGCCGTGTACGCCCTCGGCTCCTGCCTCGCCGGCCTGGTCTTCGGCACCCTCAAGCTCAAGGGCTCGATGCCCGGGCGGTTCCTCGGCGGCGTCGCGGGGATGGCCGCCGCCATGGTGCCGCTGGTGGTCGTCGCCCAGCTGTTCTCCGGCACCGCCGGCCTGGTCGGCATCGGCGCCGCCCTGTTCCTGGCCGGCCTGTCCATCTCCCCCACCCTGATCACCGCCATGGCCCTGGTCGAGCGGCTCGTCCCCGCCTCCAAGATCACCGAGGGGATGACCTGGACCACCACCGGCCTCGCCCTCGGCGTCGCACTCGGCTCCTCGGCCGCGGGCTGGGTGGTGGACGGCGCCGGCAGCCCGGCCGGCTACTGGGTGCCGCTCACCGCCGCCGCCTTCGCCGCACTGACCGCCCTGCTCGGCCTGCCCCGGCTCCGCGGCGGCCTGCGCCCCACCGCCGTCCCGCGCGGCGAGACCTCCCTGCAGCACTGA
- a CDS encoding alkaline phosphatase family protein: protein MHLGYDSFEILDPSDAPAPQYGSGSLADLLPAVAAGLGVDGFRSGLVLEPADRVCVFLVDGMGWELIRRHPEYCPFLTSLVAGSAPITAGFPSTTATSLASVGTGLTPGVHGLAGYTVAVPGAGYLMNQLRWQPPVEPRSWQPHPTVFERVHAAGVATAQVSSPLFSTTPLTQVALSGGTFLGRTTGEERMDLAARWLAEHDRALVYTYVSELDGAGHRFGVDSDDWRMMLDTVDRLVRRLAEQLPPRSALYVTADHGMIDIAPEDRVDFDEDWELRAGVSLLGGEGRARHVYAVPGAAGDVHAVWSEVLGDRMWVATRDQAVAAGWFGPVVDERVYHRIGDVVAAARDDIAVIASRSEPGESSMVGLHGSMTPVEQLVPLLEVRA, encoded by the coding sequence ATGCACCTCGGTTACGACTCCTTCGAGATCCTCGATCCCTCCGACGCCCCGGCTCCGCAGTACGGGTCGGGTTCGCTGGCGGACCTGTTGCCGGCCGTGGCGGCCGGGCTCGGTGTGGACGGTTTCCGCAGCGGCCTGGTGCTGGAGCCGGCCGACCGGGTCTGTGTGTTCCTGGTGGACGGCATGGGCTGGGAGCTGATCCGTCGGCACCCGGAGTACTGCCCGTTCCTGACCTCGCTGGTGGCCGGTTCGGCGCCGATCACGGCCGGGTTCCCGTCGACGACGGCGACCTCGCTGGCCTCGGTGGGCACCGGGCTGACGCCGGGGGTGCACGGCCTGGCCGGGTACACGGTGGCGGTGCCGGGGGCGGGTTACCTGATGAACCAGCTGCGCTGGCAGCCGCCGGTGGAGCCGCGCAGCTGGCAGCCGCACCCGACGGTGTTCGAGCGGGTGCACGCGGCGGGGGTGGCGACCGCGCAGGTGTCCTCGCCGCTGTTCTCGACCACGCCGCTGACGCAGGTGGCGCTGTCCGGGGGGACGTTCCTGGGCCGGACCACGGGCGAGGAGCGGATGGACCTGGCGGCGCGCTGGCTGGCGGAGCACGACCGGGCGCTGGTGTACACGTACGTCAGCGAGCTGGACGGGGCCGGGCACCGGTTCGGGGTGGACTCGGACGACTGGCGGATGATGCTGGACACGGTGGACCGGTTGGTCCGCCGGCTGGCGGAGCAGTTGCCGCCGCGGTCGGCGCTGTACGTGACGGCCGACCACGGCATGATCGACATCGCGCCGGAGGACCGGGTCGACTTCGACGAGGACTGGGAGCTGCGGGCCGGGGTGTCCCTGCTCGGCGGTGAGGGCCGGGCCCGGCACGTGTACGCGGTGCCCGGGGCGGCGGGGGACGTCCACGCGGTGTGGAGCGAGGTGCTCGGCGACCGGATGTGGGTGGCCACCCGGGACCAGGCGGTGGCGGCCGGCTGGTTCGGCCCGGTGGTCGACGAGCGGGTCTACCACCGGATCGGCGACGTGGTCGCCGCCGCGCGCGACGACATCGCGGTGATCGCCTCCCGGAGCGAGCCGGGGGAGTCCTCGATGGTCGGCCTGCACGGCTCGATGACCCCGGTCGAGCAGCTCGTCCCGCTGCTCGAAGTCCGCGCCTGA
- a CDS encoding VOC family protein produces the protein MTALRMRLAQGMPCWVSLMTGDLGDAMAFYGALLGWEFEPGPDQLGAYVRASLHGAKVAGLGVTPAGTDYPVEWTTYFAVDSADEVAQRVRECGGTVAVGPLQAERAGRMAIAADLSGAVFGLWQGGEHLGWEVVGEPGAPAWNELVTADEASAMVFYRSVLGRSVVAAEAGAVARGEDDAQLLVGGRPVAGIRHSSDLREGPARWRVHFAVHDTDLTVHQALALGGRLLLGPYDTPYGRVARLADPQGGRFSVVRLPEPDGR, from the coding sequence GTGACTGCGCTGAGGATGCGGCTGGCCCAGGGCATGCCCTGCTGGGTGAGCCTGATGACCGGCGACCTGGGGGACGCGATGGCGTTCTACGGCGCCCTGCTGGGTTGGGAGTTCGAGCCAGGTCCGGACCAGCTCGGCGCGTACGTGCGGGCCAGCCTGCACGGCGCGAAGGTCGCCGGTCTGGGGGTCACCCCGGCGGGGACGGACTACCCGGTCGAGTGGACCACGTACTTCGCGGTGGACAGCGCGGACGAGGTGGCGCAGCGGGTACGGGAGTGCGGCGGGACGGTGGCGGTCGGGCCGCTGCAGGCGGAGCGGGCCGGGCGGATGGCGATCGCCGCGGACCTGTCGGGCGCGGTGTTCGGGCTGTGGCAGGGCGGGGAGCACCTGGGCTGGGAGGTGGTCGGCGAGCCGGGCGCCCCGGCGTGGAACGAGCTGGTGACCGCGGACGAGGCCAGCGCGATGGTGTTCTACCGGTCGGTGCTGGGCCGTTCCGTGGTGGCGGCGGAGGCCGGCGCGGTGGCCCGCGGCGAGGACGACGCACAGCTGCTGGTGGGCGGCCGCCCGGTGGCGGGCATCCGGCACAGCTCGGACCTGCGGGAGGGCCCGGCCCGCTGGCGGGTCCACTTCGCCGTGCACGACACCGACCTGACGGTCCACCAGGCGCTCGCCCTGGGCGGGCGGCTGCTGCTCGGGCCGTACGACACCCCGTACGGGCGGGTGGCCCGGCTGGCGGACCCGCAGGGCGGGCGGTTCTCGGTGGTGCGGCTGCCGGAGCCGGACGGCCGCTGA
- a CDS encoding D-arabinono-1,4-lactone oxidase: MPHGTTTDGWRNWAGNQSARPSRVVTPGSAEEIGEVLRRAAEQGRTVKAVGSGHSFTAIASAGEGVLLRPDALTAVRRIDREEGTVTVESGLPLHRLNRLLTAAGLALTNMGDIEVQTVAGATSTGTHGTGRDSGSLAAQIRAVEIVLADGTVKQCSPHENAELFEGARLGLGALGVVTALTFGVEPAFLLTAHEQPMRFDEVVDRFDDLTAVNEHFEFYWFPHTDRCSTKRNNRSQGPAAPLPRAKAWLEDDLLSNTVWEGACRIGRRFPATVPGIARIASRAWSDRSYTDTAYKVFTSPRKVRFIEMEYAVPREAATTVLRELRAMVERSDWRISFPVEVRTAPADDIWLSTAYGRDSAYIAVHLYRGTAELGYFTEVEKLMTAHQGRPHWGKLHTRDAAYLAGAYTRFGEFTALRDKVDPDRLFANDYLRRVLGA; the protein is encoded by the coding sequence ATGCCGCACGGCACCACCACCGACGGCTGGCGCAACTGGGCCGGCAACCAGAGCGCCCGCCCCAGCCGGGTGGTCACCCCCGGCTCGGCCGAGGAGATCGGTGAGGTGCTGCGCCGCGCGGCCGAACAGGGCCGCACGGTCAAGGCCGTCGGCTCCGGGCACTCCTTCACCGCCATCGCCTCCGCCGGCGAGGGCGTCCTGCTCCGTCCCGACGCGCTCACCGCCGTCCGCCGGATCGACCGCGAGGAGGGCACCGTCACCGTCGAGTCCGGCCTCCCGCTGCACCGGCTCAACCGGCTGCTCACCGCCGCCGGCCTCGCGCTGACCAACATGGGCGACATCGAGGTGCAGACCGTGGCCGGCGCCACCAGCACCGGCACCCACGGCACCGGCCGCGACTCGGGCTCCCTCGCCGCCCAGATCCGGGCCGTGGAGATCGTCCTCGCCGACGGCACCGTCAAGCAGTGCTCCCCGCACGAGAACGCCGAACTGTTCGAGGGCGCCCGGCTCGGCCTCGGCGCCCTCGGCGTGGTCACCGCCCTCACCTTCGGCGTCGAACCCGCCTTCCTGCTCACCGCCCACGAGCAGCCCATGCGCTTCGACGAGGTGGTCGACCGCTTCGACGACCTCACCGCCGTCAACGAGCACTTCGAGTTCTACTGGTTCCCGCACACCGACCGCTGCTCCACCAAGCGCAACAACCGCAGCCAGGGACCGGCCGCGCCGCTGCCCCGCGCCAAGGCCTGGCTGGAGGACGACCTCCTCTCCAACACCGTCTGGGAGGGCGCCTGCCGCATCGGCCGCCGCTTCCCCGCCACCGTGCCGGGCATCGCGCGGATCGCCAGCCGCGCCTGGTCCGACCGCAGCTACACCGACACCGCGTACAAGGTGTTCACCAGCCCGCGCAAGGTCCGCTTCATCGAGATGGAGTACGCGGTGCCGCGCGAGGCCGCCACCACCGTGCTGCGCGAACTCAGGGCCATGGTCGAGCGCTCCGACTGGCGGATCAGCTTCCCGGTCGAGGTCCGCACCGCCCCCGCCGACGACATCTGGCTCTCCACCGCGTACGGCCGGGACAGCGCCTACATCGCCGTCCACCTCTACCGCGGCACCGCCGAACTCGGCTACTTCACCGAGGTGGAGAAGCTCATGACGGCCCACCAGGGCCGTCCGCACTGGGGCAAGCTGCACACCCGCGACGCCGCGTACCTGGCCGGGGCGTACACCCGTTTCGGGGAATTCACCGCGCTGCGCGACAAGGTCGACCCGGACCGGCTGTTCGCCAACGACTACCTCCGACGGGTCCTCGGCGCCTGA